The nucleotide sequence TCCCCTAAACTGTTTTCGTACAAAGAACAGGCCCGACTACGTGGACGTAGAAACCCACGGACGGTCTTCATTCAAATGACTGCAATTAAAGACAGCCCTAGTGAACACGAAGGATTCGAATTGTTCTCCGGTCAACTGTGACTGAGCCAAAAGGGGCTGACCCTCTTGATATCTGTGAATGACTCCCAGGGCAATCGGTCATGCTGTTGTGTAAAACAAAACCATCGGCGGTCTGGACCATTCGCTTACGCCTTGGACATCCTATGACGTGATGAACTTGGTGAAGCCCTCTGAGCATAAACCAAAACACATTATTTGGCCGAGCTTGGTATAAGCTCAGTAGATGTAGTTTCCCCCTATGTCGTCGTAACCCAAGGCTCATAATATCCTACCCCGAAGGTCTAGAATACCCTTATGTCTGTGCGTCTGCGTAGTGGCACCCATACAACAAAGGGGACCCTTTGAATAGAGATTAATACAGCTAAAATCGCGACCGTGGGCTGAGACATGCCAAACCGTCATCGTGGTGAGCGCAGAACTTGCCTGCATCACAATCGACTGTCAAATTCAGTCCGAAGGAGTGAGAGACCGTGTGCGCAAATTATGTCCTGGTTTGAGTATCGGTAAACTGTAGTTTCCGTTGGCAGTCATGGCGGCATCTGGGCACACATCATGGCCGAGAAAACGTAGCACGGCGGAGAATGTAACTGGAGACACCTTCGCCGATTAAGTGCATTCCTACTATAGTTCGAGAAGCAGAACCTTGGAAAGTCCGTCCCAAGAAGACTATACCAATACTTCTGTTGTCATTTGGCCCAGTAGTCGTTCATATATGATGAAAGGATTTTGGTCTGTGTATCATCCCTGAGCGGCGAGGACTATGGCAAAGTTGTTGCGTGTTGAGCCTGACCGGACCTCTTTCTTTGCAAAAGCCTCCCGCTTTAGGGGCAACTTTGATTCTCGCTTCCAAAGGTAGTACACAAGTCGTTGCGTTGGCTTGGAGTGGATCAGCTTAAAGCCCAGCGACGCCATTATCCGCTCCAATACCGTTTCATCCATATAACGAGAGTTGGTAACGCATGGTGCCGGTAAAACTAGAAATAGACTTGGCGTGAAGGATACTGATGAGTTGTTTGATAGTCGAAGGAATTCCAATGTTCGAAGGACCATGTCACCACGTAGCCTCGGATCGGGAACAAAATTGAGTACCAGCGAAAGACTGATGATGTCGAAACGCTCTGAATCATCCTTAGGCAAAGGTCGCTTCATGAAATCTTGCTGCTTAATACCTTCCGCTTGACTGTTGAGGTCGATCCTTTCGATGTCGAAACGGTTGCTCCTTGAACAAGCATTTTCTGTGCTGAGCGCGCCGACCTCGAGGAGATGAAGACGCACATGCTTGCTGTCGGCCTCAGGTGGCGGATATTCCCGTATCCAGTCCATCAATACCCTGGAGCTGTCACCTCCCCGGTCCTTGCGTTGGCCTTGAAGGCTTGCCTGCTGATACCTCTCGAGACCGCCCATATCTGAAATCTGTTTTTGGATAgaggccttggctgcctcaTCCCCCTTACGGGTAGCCTGCAACAGTCGCTTTTCCAAAAGATGAAGGTTGTTGATCAAGGCCTTTGTAGCTTTCCGCTTGATCGACTTGGGTTTCTGATGGAAATTTGGAGGCCTGCTGGCGGCGAGGCTTTTGCCAACGTGCTTGCCTTTGACGCCCATTTTTGTGGCATCGACGTTGTTTGGTTTGGCAGCTTCTAGATGGTAGTGAGCGATTAGGCTCTCCTCCCCCGTGGCCTAGCCACCAGTGACTATGAGCTTGCGTTGTATCGATTCGGACTATGCTGCAGGCCACAACCTCTTAAACAGATTTACAGACTTCGCACTCACTCACTGCATGTACTCCAATATTCTTGCCAAGACTCAAAAAAAGGCGAAATAGGTACGTACCTCGCCTCCAAAGTGCCATACCctgcaccttttttttcactagTTGGCCCGTGCACAGGAATCGGGCCCCCCGTCACCCCACAAACCCTAAGCAGTAATTCACAAAAACTTTCCTCCAGAATCGGTCAATCGCCTTATTTTCTGCTTCATCCACCAAACGACACAACCGCCGCCGACTAACCCCCAGAGACGCAGCCGACAATATCAACAATGGCCCCTAAGGACGCAAAGAAAGGTacttgaaaaattcaccaTTGGAGAAAACAGATAGCCAAACGCTGTTACCCCATTCTCCCTCAATCGACTCGCTGTCTCGGGCGCAATGCCGATTTCGATATGTCTTCCAAACTGTCCGATTCGGTCGCGATGAAGGATGCATCAAGAAacaaagcagcagcagatttTGCGAGTTCTTATGATTAAGGGCGATTGCTGATGCGTACTCTTCACTGTATGTAGGCGGTGCCTCCAAGGCGCCCAAGGGCTCCAAGCAGGCCCAGGCTGCTTCTAAGGCTGCCCTCAAGGGTGTAAGTGATCGATTTTGTTGATTCCGGGTTTTCGATCGACCGGGCGCTTTTCTGACTTCAAGACTTTCTTCCCGACAACAGGTGCACGCCCACAAGAGGGTCAAGGCCCGCTACACCACCAGCTTCCACCGTCCCAAGACCCTGCAGCTGTCGAGGGCCCCCAAGTACCCCCGCAAGTCGGTCCCTCACCTGCCGCGCCTCGACGAGCACAAGATAATCGTCCACCCGCTCAACACCGAGAGCGCCATGAAGAAGATTGAGGAGAACAACACCCTGGTCTTCATCGTCGACATCAAGGCCAACAAGGCCCAGATCAAGCAGGCCCTGAAGAAGCTTTACGATCTGGACGTACTCAAGATCAACACCCTCATCCGGTAAGGAAAACGACGACCCGGAAAGACTCACTATGGATGTTTCACAGATCGATACTGACTTGTCTTGTAATACAGCCCCGACGGCCAGAAGAAGGCTTACGTCCGCCTGACCCCTGACGTCGATGCTCTGGACATTGCTGCTACCAAGCTGGCTCTTGTCTAAGTATATTTTTCTGTGGCTCTGGGCTGGTTGTCTTGTTTTAACGAGGGGTTAAGGGAATGGAAATACCATGCATTTCAAAACGGCGTCATATAGGCTTCTGGGTCATGACTTCATGCGGGCAAAAAAAGCAATTTGGACTTTCTACCTTTTCCCGGAAAGCAAACACCTCTTGAAGGCAGTTCTGATGATTTCCCTGCAAGCGTCTTGAATGAAATGTTGTCGTTGTGAATATGCCTTCCCCATTCAATGTCCTACTCTTGGTCTTATATTCAGGTTTTCTTCGTGCCCTCGAGGGAGGGTTACGTATTATTTGCAATGTCTATGATAACCAGTACCGCCGTATGCGTATCGTACATTGGATTTCCGGCAAACTTGTGCAGCCGTTGCTATTGTCGTGAGCTCGATCAAGACGGTGAGGAAATGAGGTCTCATCACCCATTTTATAGGAGCTCCGCGCCCCCTTCTCAGCGCCCATGAAATCCGCATCCATTCTCTCTCTACCTTCGGAGGGTGCTGAGATGCTGCATCGTCGCCAGGTTCACGTCCAAGAACCGGTCGACGCAGCTGGCCAGGCACTGCTCCTCGCTCTTCTCCAGGCCGTTGCCCTTGATAGAAGTCACGCACTTTTTCCAGCAAACTTCGGTGAGGTtgtgtgtttcttttttgcgtGAGAACATTACGAGTTAGCTTTCACGTCGCTCGGAGATTTGGCACATACATGTAGTGTCTGTCAAAAGGGAAAGAATCTTGTAGACATACGGCTCTGGACTTTGGTCCTCTGTTGCTCGTTGTTGACGAACTGGAGGAGCTCGGCCTTGTCCTTGGGCTGTAGCTTTTCAACGTCGGAGGCGTCCATTGTGGTGGCGTATGTAGTTTTATGGGGTTTGAGTTGGCTTGCGTTTCGCTGGTCGATTGACAGATGATGTTCCTTTCCAAGTAGCTTATTACAGCGCAACTTTTTGCGATAGACCCAGGTCATGTCTCCACTTCTGGTGCAGGGTAGGCCCCATCGCACGGCGTGGGCGGGAGGTGTCAAGAAGCTGCCTATCCGTACAGCATTTCCGCAAACTTATACTTGGTGTTACATTGAACTATCCTACATAGATACATATAGCattctttgtttttctttttcttttcttttagaGTAGTTACTTCCAGAGCCATGAACTGAAATTTTTCTTGGGCTCATCATCAGACcctcttttcttgttggccCCATCGTCGTGTGTCTCTGCGTCGCTGTCGTCCGTCGACCACGACCATTTCCCACCCCAGGTCCGACTATAGCTGGACTCAGTCGACCTACTAATCTCGTTGCCTTCTTGGTCTAGAGTCTTGGTGACAGTTTTGACACTGCGCGTATTTCCCTTGCCATCCACCTTCTCTTCACGCGTCACAACAGTCGTAGTCCCGTCCGAGTTTTGGAACTTTTCAGTTGAGACGTGCTTCCCAGGAGTGCGTTGCTTGCGGCTTGGATCTTCCATCCCATGCCCCGTAGGGCCCGAGTCGTCTCTGTCACTGACGAACCCGACAGCTTTGGGGAGAACGTCAAGGACGTCCTCGCTATCTTTCATGAACCGCAAAAAGACATCCTCCTCTGTCTGCGGCAGCGAGGAATGCGCACCGAATGCCTCAGAAGCCATGTCCCTCAAGACGGCGTGGGACCTGCCCTCTATAGCAGGCCATTCCAAGTCACTATGAAGCCCAGTTGCGATTTCTGGTAGGATTGGGTTCACTGAGTGCCACGGGAAAGAAAATTGGAAGTGAGAATGGTGGAAACCAGTTAAAACTCGCACCCATGGAAGCCGAGGATCAGGATTATGAGACAAGTTTGACCATCCCGTGGACTGTGTAGTTAGCGGCTGGAACAGATGCCTCCCAACCTTACTTCCAGCAGGATATGCAGCTCCGAGGAGCCCCTCGGCGCGGAGGCCAGCTAGCCACAGCCAGCGACGGTCGACGTTCCGATGGTCCACACGGTCCTTCCTTGCGGCACGGAGCCGTTCATGGTGGTCAGCGAGAGGAAGATTCGGACCTCCCGTACTGTGTGAGCTAGCCCGTAACAAATCTTCAAATGCGTCCGCCCAACCGTTGGGGCTCTCGTCCATATCGTTTGGGAGGTCATTGGGGCGAGGCGGGGTTATGTAGTGAAGATTCCATGGCGAATAGGACGACGAACTGACCCAGTTTCGCCATCGAGCGAGTACAGCCAACTCGAACTCGGGCCTGTTGGCTTGCCCGGGGCTGCTCAGCCCAGAATTGTCACTTGAGGAGGGATACATGGCATGCGCTGTAAAGAGCTTTCTAACGCGGGTTGATACCAACAATACGACGTATGTCGCTAAGTAAGTCGGCTAATGCGACTAACACGTGTTCGTAAACACAGACGCCGTCTTGCTGAGTTTAATCTGAAATACGAATAGAGTCTGACTGTTCTGAATATAGATCCGGAAGACTCTAAAGATCGGCCAGTTCAAGCCTGAAATCGAGAGTATATTTAATCTCCAGAAACCACCATAGACTAGCCTGGCTCAGGTTGCGATGGAAAGTCGGCAGTTTTCTACGCTGTAGATTTCCAGATGGTACGATATGAATCTATCGTCACGTGCATCGATAACACACGCACGCACCCACCAAGCCACCCGCCCACCCTTGGCTGTTTGGATGCATGATGACGGAATTCGCAACTCACAGCAAGCCGTACCCCAGGGTACCCATGGCACAGCAGCCCACCGCTCCTGGGTCCACACGAAAATCGATCAATTCATGCCCGTTGGTGCCCGCTGCCGTAGCGCCTGTCACACAGCTGCATGGGTGTGTTGTGGCCCTGTGGCTATCACTGGAAGGGTCGCTGAGCCGGGTGCCGCTGGCACCTGAAAGTCTCCAAACATTTTTGCATGAGACCGATTCAAATGAGAAACACCACAGATCTCCTCGGACAGCGATTTTCAGAAgaaaaacagggcttttaaGCCTTGGCTAAGGCAACGACTTGTTTTTAACTGCGACCAACCATCCTATCAACTCTTCGCACCGGTCCGATGGGATTGCATGAGTTCTAAAGCTTGCCGCGGTCTGAAAGTTAGCCTTCCAGTGCGCCGAGCCGAGCGAGCTCAGTCGAGCATTCAAGTAGCCTTGGATCTATCACTCCCTGCCCTCATGACCAGACCACCGGGTGTCTACGCAAAGACCACGCTTACGTTGAGCTGTTTGAGGACGCTGCCTCTTGTGCAGACGGAAGCCCCTTCAGAAACACGACAGCGCAAAACGACCAAAGCCATAGACAAGCGACGAGCCGCATCCCGACCTCTCCCAACCCGAGTGACCCGGGGCCGGTCGGCGAGGAACGCAGCGCAACAAGACCGGCAACCGCACGGGCTACGGGACACGATATCACATCTCGCCCTGCCGTGTCTTGCATAAGCGTTAGCCTCTGTGCGGATACATCACAAGCCATGCATTTGACGGCCTTGAGCTTCCCAGCTCCCGCATCAGCCTTATTACCCCCCACGATATCAGATGCAGCAACATCACATATACCCACAGGTGGGGGTCTGCCTGACAAAGATCATGAAGGCAACCTACAGAACTGGTCCTCATTGATCGGTATTATCACGGCCATCGTCGGCAACGTCCTGATAGCCCTCGCGCTCAATGTCCAAAGATATGCGCACATACGCCTCCACCACGAGAGGGCTGAGATAAAAGCACGTGCTCGCCAAGCATTACGGGACGCAAAAAGGAAGAGACAGGACCTCGCCAGGAGTGGCAGCTATGGAAGCCTGGatagcagcagcaccgaGCATGGCAAGAGGGACCTGGACATCGTCCGCAGTGACATAGTCGAGGAAGAAGCAGCGGCTGGCAATGGAGCCTCGGACGAAACAGAACCCTTGCTCCACCGATTCCGGTCTGGGGGGTCCCAAGACGAAGATGGATACGGCACTACAACATCACCTGGCGGCAGAAACAAGCATGATGACGTTTCGACAATCAGCTACCTTCGTTCACCATATTGGTGGCTAGGCCAAATCCTTATCACGGTGGGCGAAATGGGCAACTTTCTGGCCTACGGATTCGCTCCGGCATCCATCGTGTCACCCCTTGGTGTCGTGGCTCTCATCTCCAACTGCGTTATTGCGCCGATAATATTTAAGGAGACCTTTCGGCAGCGTGATTTCTGGGGGGTCGTTGTTGCCGTGGCAGGTGCTGTCACCGTTGTCTTCAGTGCTAACACACAGGAGAACAAGCTTGCCCCCGATGATGTGTGGCATGCCATAACGGCCTTGGAGTTTGAGATCTACATGGGCATCTCGTGCTTCTTCATTGTATTGCTCATGTGGGCAAGCCCAAGGTACG is from Pyricularia oryzae 70-15 chromosome 2, whole genome shotgun sequence and encodes:
- a CDS encoding 60S ribosomal protein L23a, whose protein sequence is MAPKDAKKGGASKAPKGSKQAQAASKAALKGVHAHKRVKARYTTSFHRPKTLQLSRAPKYPRKSVPHLPRLDEHKIIVHPLNTESAMKKIEENNTLVFIVDIKANKAQIKQALKKLYDLDVLKINTLIRPDGQKKAYVRLTPDVDALDIAATKLALV
- a CDS encoding mitochondrial import inner membrane translocase subunit TIM8, with product MTWVYRKKLRCNKLLGKEHHLSIDQRNASQLKPHKTTYATTMDASDVEKLQPKDKAELLQFVNNEQQRTKVQSQTHNLTEVCWKKCVTSIKGNGLEKSEEQCLASCVDRFLDVNLATMQHLSTLRR